A single region of the Drosophila miranda strain MSH22 chromosome 2, D.miranda_PacBio2.1, whole genome shotgun sequence genome encodes:
- the LOC108156182 gene encoding transcription elongation factor B polypeptide 3 — translation MTSTNNLVDVVRHYQRSIEKHGEDEKRLMHCITKLFNLPIKFEHLQETGIGKTVNALRKFNGEVGVAARTLVTRWKAMVAAEEEPAEPTPSVIGTTSHEEDSGKSNGRRSSEDEQEQEYKGSNSSSGGEDGHSSSKRKSGHDDSSSKNKSERSSSSRHHSKSSKSDKESDKKHKSSRHDRSRDKDKDKERESRKESKEHRDKKSNGEHKTKDSSSPNKSSSSSSHRSSTSQHTSKAESHKSDKEHRKSKHEKSIKEDKPQHIDQKTSKEKSDVHKSSSSSSKSSKSSKSSKRHRSPQRQEEELAHKPKIAKSITTKEATGQEDSVDGFDSSMGANFDDVLGMLNMPMSSSKKNSSSRAKHVAKPHTTASTSSTSTSSTAPSAAAAVAPSFREATSSSSRPVTTKKPELLASTAKLEPLDPSIALELPTISNNYKPLPLNQTVMDVVFNHGGGTHKPSAARYFNESEALAAGISSKTMRTKIYSGVRTGQILQVASLFDLCTRVLQKNIDALEYTGGVPFEVLRPVLERATPQQLLNFEEYNPYLMDDTDVLWQMHVTRNCRSQRREEMETWREMYLRCQEEKDRKLSILAESIKASQRISEAPVRKTQLAFVDSMVKPPRSVQRKQEQYGTRGKLIATPAARVAALSSVTPNAAKVGDARLRVLGAGRDTAQIAVAPMRPKKAPLMAKTLQFMRGRHKR, via the exons ATGACGTCCACAAACAATCTGGTCGATGTTGTGCGTCACTACCAGCGGAGCATAGAGAAGCATGGCGAGGACGAGAAGAGG CTCATGCACTGCATCACAAAGCTGTTCAATTTGCCCATCAAATTCGAGCACCTGCAGGAGACAGGAATCGGGAAGACGGTGAATGCCCTGCGAAAATTCAACGGCGAGGTTGGAGTGGCCGCCCGCACTCTAGTCACACGATGGAAGGCCATGGTGGCCGCCGAGGAGGAGCCGGCCGAGCCAACGCCATCGGTAATAGGAACTACTAGCCACGAGGAGGATTCGGGCAAATCGAATGGGCGAAGGTCCAGTGAGGatgagcaggagcaggagtaTAAAGGCAGCAATTCATCCAGCGGCGGCGAGGACggacacagcagcagcaagcgaAAGTCCGGGCACGACGACAGCAGCTCCAAGAACAAGTCtgagaggagcagcagcagtaggcATCACTCGAAGAGCTCAAAGTCGGACAAAGAATCGGACAAGAAACACAAGAGCAGCCGCCATGATAGGTCCAGGGATAAGGACAAGGATAAGGAACGAGAGAGCCGCAAGGAGTCCAAGGAGCACAGGGACAAGAAATCGAATGGCGAACACAAGACTAAGGACTCGTCCTCCCCAAACAagtcaagcagcagcagcagccacagaagCAGCACTAGCCAACACACCAGCAAGGCCGAGAGTCACAAAAGCGACAAAGAACACCGCAAATCAAAGCATGAAAAGAGCATCAAAGAG GATAAACCTCAGCACATCGATCAAAAGACGTCGAAGGAGAAATCGGATGTACACAAATCATCTTCCTCATCGTCCAAATCATCAAAATCATCCAAATCATCCAAGCGACACCGCAGCCCCCAGCGGCAGGAAGAGGAGCTCGCCCACAAGCCCAAAATAGCGAAAAGCATAACGACCAAAGAGGCAACCGGTCAAGAGGACTCCGTGGATGGCTTCGATTCCAGCATGGGAGCCAATTTCGATGACGTTCTCGGCATGCTTAACATGCCCATGAGCAGCAGCAagaagaacagcagcagcagagcgaAGCATGTGGCCAAGCCACATACAACAGCCTCCACATCCTCCACATCAACATCATCAACGGccccatcagcagcagcagctgtggCGCCATCCTTCAGGGAGGCTAcctccagcagcagccgaCCCGTCACAACCAAA AAACCCGAACTACTGGCCTCCACCGCGAAGCTGGAGCCTCTGGATCCGAGCATTGCCCTCGAGCTGCCTACCATTTCGAACAACTACAAACCCTTGCCCCTAAATCAGACAGTCATGGATGTGGTATTCAACCATGGCGGAGGCACCCACAAGCCCTCAGCCGCTCGCTACTTCAACGAGTCTGAGGCTCTGGCCGCAGGCATTTCCTCAAAGACAATGCG CACTAAGATCTACTCAGGTGTGAGGACTGGCCAAATCCTGCAGGTGGCCTCACTTTTTGATCTGTGTACGCGAGTCCTCCAGAAGAACATCGATG CCTTGGAGTACACTGGTGGGGTGCCTTTTGAAGTGCTTCGACCTGTTCTGGAGCGGGCAACACCCCAGCAACTGTTAAACTTCGAGGAGTACAATCCGTATCTAATGGACGACACCGATGTCCTATGGCAGATGCATGTGACGCGCAACTGTCGCAGCCAGCGGCGTGAGGAGATGGAGACGTGGCGTGAAATGTACTTG CGCTGTCAGGAGGAGAAGGATCGCAAGCTCAGCATACTCGCGGAGAGCATCAAGGCCTCGCAGAGAATTAGCGAGGCTCCTGTGCGCAAAACTCAGTTGGCATTCGTGGACTCGATGGTGAAGCCACCGCGCAGCGTTCAACGCAAGCAGGAGCAGTACGGCACCAGGGGCAAACTGATAGCTACGCCAGCCGCACGAGTGGCGGCACTCTCCAGTGTGACGCCCAATGCCGCCAAGGTGGGCGATGCCCGACTGCGCGTACTGGGGGCAGGTCGTGACACCGCGCAAATAG CTGTGGCTCCGATGCGACCCAAGAAGGCTCCTCTGATGGCCAAGACCTTGCAGTTTATGCGCGGTCGCCACAAGAGATAG
- the LOC108157287 gene encoding uncharacterized protein CG4449, whose amino-acid sequence MSDDDCDIFSSLRNDAPFKEIPKEVYNPSNDSLSNEIDMLLDRTTTKTSKVPKIKATDEAKTKGKARNSKKSLEEDDKPLAEVATGGQTEETSRSLSPVSKLMLEMEKKKSNEIEQGPVSRRTRSSLGKVEKPVPKQPSPPKKKSRAKRNKVQSISAVSSNSISESLGNTIAKPRPRNRKELAELAARSTVLDSIDLASSVAPRVEGFVNLDSDDEAGGSAPVEEPPAESENPPMDIALSWFGEIQNYKLRLHRRFVHMFKEVAERNNVDVDDVVIDKYDSIVEPNDTPHSIGLLKFHTLKGRALKSNNIHKQDTGPSVLLKKANKFQLKVQGAMFKRHLVIAMNKKDTFKVLYRKCADELDCDVHLVKLFFDGELLDPEDTPKGQEMEGNEIIDLQLKT is encoded by the exons ATGTCGGACGACGATTGCGATATATTCAGCTCTCTGAGAAATGATGCTCCCTTTAAAG AAATTCCCAAGGAGGTTTACAATCCGTCCAATGACTCGTTGTCCAATGAGATAGATATGCTGCTTGATCGCACTACCACGAAAACCAGCAAAGTACCCAAAATAAAGGCCACAGACGAAGCAAAGACCAAGGGAAAGGCCCGCAACAGCAAGAAGAGTTTGGAGGAAGATGACAAGCCCTTGGCGGAGGTTGCAACGGGCGGGCAGACAGAAGAGACGTCCCGTTCGCTCTCCCCCGTCTCCAAGCTGATGTTAGAGATGGAGAAAAAGAAGTCTAATGAGATTGAACAAGGGCCCGTGTCCAGACGTACCCGCTCCTCGCTGGGCAAAGTTGAGAAACCTGTGCCCAAGCAGCCATCGCCGCCTAAGAAGAAATCCCgggccaaaaggaacaaagtCCAATCGATTTCCGCTGTGTCGTCAAACTCCATTTCAGAATCTTTGGGGAATACCATTGCCAAACCAAGGCCCAGGAATCGGAAAGAGTTGGCAGAGCTAGCAGCGCGATCAACCGTTCTGGATAGCATTGACTTGGCATCGAGTGTGGCTCCGCGTGTCGAGGGTTTT GTGAATCTTGACTCTGATGACGAGGCCGGGGGCTCTGCACCAGTGGAGGAGCCACCTGCTGAATCAGAGAATCCACCCATGGATATTGCCTTGTCCTG GTTTGGAGAGATTCAGAATTACAAATTGCGGCTGCATCGGCGTTTTGTGCACATGTTCAAGGAGGTGGCCGAGCGAAATAATGTAGATGTGGATGATGTTGTGATTGACAAGTACGACAGCATTGTAGAGCCCAACGATACGCCTCACAGCATTGGTCTTTTGAAGTTTCACACTCTAA AGGGTCGAGCATTGAAGTCGAATAAcatccacaagcaggatactGGGCCCTCCGTTTTGTTAAAGAAGGCGAACAAGTTTCAGTTGAAAGTTCAGGGGGCTATGTTCAAGCGGCACCTGGTGATAGCCATGAATAAGAAGGACACTTTCAAAGTATTATATCGAAAATGTGCCGACGAACTTGACTGCGATGTCCACCTTGTGAAGTTATT cTTTGATGGCGAACTACTGGATCCCGAGGATACGCCCAAAGGCCAGGAGATGGAAGGCAACGAGATAATTGATCTGCAATTGAAAACCTAA